The proteins below are encoded in one region of Polynucleobacter sp. AP-Elch-400A-B2:
- the pnp gene encoding polyribonucleotide nucleotidyltransferase, which produces MTMFKKAVKTFQWGNHQVVMETGEIARQSGGAVIVNVDDTVVMGTVVASKSAKPGQSFFPLTVDYLEKTYAAGKIPGGFFRREGRPSEGETLISRLIDRPLRPLFPEGFLNEVQVVIHVLSINPDVPADIPALIAASAALAVSGIPFAGPVGAARVGYANGQYLLNPTRTEQATSEMDLIVAGTQAAVLMVESEANQLSEEIMLGAVVYGHDQMQTAINAINELVTEAGKPEWDWTAAPKDEPFIAKVTALAEAPLREAYQIRQKGARSDKLKEITKTVIAKLQEEGDVDAVAVNDILFEIEAKIVRSQILNGEPRIDGRDTRTVRPIEIRNGVLPRTHGSALFTRGETQALVVATLGTARDEQIIDALEGEYRDRFMFHYNMPPFATGETGRVGSPKRREIGHGRLAKRALIPVLPSAEDFAYSIRVVSEITESNGSSSMASVCGGCLAMMDAGVPVKAHVAGVAMGLILDGNRFAVLTDILGDEDHLGDMDFKVAGTANGITALQMDIKVQGITKEIMQVALAQAKEGRLHILSKMQEAMGSVRTELSAHAPRMVSFKIHPDKIREVIGKGGATIQALTKETGCSIDIKDDGTVTIASTSAEGMAEAKARIEGITAEAEVGKIYEGPVVKLLEFGALVNILPGKDGLLHISEISNERVKEVKDYLAEGQVVRVKLLAADERGRLRLSLKAAMAEEGGTIAPLAGAEAAPTSGENA; this is translated from the coding sequence ATGACGATGTTTAAAAAAGCAGTAAAGACGTTTCAATGGGGCAATCATCAAGTAGTTATGGAGACAGGCGAGATTGCTCGTCAATCTGGTGGTGCTGTCATCGTTAACGTGGACGACACAGTAGTGATGGGCACAGTAGTTGCCTCTAAATCCGCTAAGCCAGGCCAGTCATTTTTCCCATTGACTGTTGATTACTTAGAGAAAACTTACGCCGCTGGAAAAATTCCTGGTGGCTTCTTCCGTCGTGAAGGCCGTCCATCCGAAGGCGAGACATTGATCTCCCGTTTGATCGATCGTCCATTACGCCCATTATTCCCTGAAGGTTTCTTGAACGAAGTTCAAGTAGTCATTCATGTGTTGTCTATCAACCCAGATGTTCCTGCTGATATTCCTGCATTGATCGCTGCATCTGCAGCCTTAGCTGTTTCAGGTATTCCATTTGCTGGTCCAGTTGGCGCAGCACGTGTTGGTTACGCTAACGGTCAATACCTCTTGAACCCAACTCGTACAGAGCAAGCTACTAGCGAAATGGATTTGATTGTTGCTGGTACACAAGCTGCTGTATTGATGGTTGAATCAGAAGCCAATCAGCTGTCTGAAGAAATCATGTTAGGTGCGGTTGTATATGGTCATGACCAAATGCAAACTGCGATTAACGCCATTAACGAATTGGTAACCGAGGCTGGCAAGCCAGAGTGGGATTGGACTGCCGCACCGAAAGATGAGCCATTTATCGCCAAGGTCACTGCATTAGCTGAAGCCCCATTACGCGAGGCTTATCAGATTCGTCAAAAAGGTGCTCGTTCAGACAAGCTCAAAGAAATCACTAAAACAGTTATAGCCAAGCTACAAGAAGAAGGTGATGTTGACGCTGTTGCCGTTAACGATATCTTGTTTGAAATCGAAGCGAAAATTGTTCGTAGCCAGATTTTGAATGGCGAGCCACGTATTGATGGTCGTGATACACGTACCGTTCGTCCGATCGAAATTCGTAATGGCGTATTACCACGCACACACGGTTCAGCATTGTTTACCCGTGGTGAGACACAAGCTCTTGTAGTGGCTACTTTAGGTACTGCACGTGATGAGCAGATCATTGATGCACTCGAAGGTGAGTACCGTGACCGCTTCATGTTCCACTACAACATGCCTCCGTTCGCCACTGGCGAAACAGGGCGTGTAGGTAGCCCTAAGCGCCGTGAAATTGGTCACGGTCGTTTAGCTAAACGTGCATTGATTCCAGTATTGCCAAGTGCAGAAGATTTTGCGTACAGCATTCGTGTGGTTTCAGAAATCACTGAGTCCAATGGCTCTTCATCCATGGCTTCCGTTTGCGGCGGCTGTTTGGCAATGATGGACGCTGGTGTTCCGGTTAAAGCGCACGTTGCTGGTGTTGCAATGGGCTTGATTTTGGATGGCAACCGTTTTGCTGTGTTGACAGACATCTTGGGTGATGAAGATCACTTGGGCGATATGGACTTTAAAGTTGCAGGTACTGCTAACGGCATTACTGCTTTGCAAATGGACATTAAAGTTCAAGGTATCACTAAAGAAATTATGCAAGTTGCATTAGCTCAAGCTAAAGAAGGTCGTTTGCATATTTTGAGCAAGATGCAAGAAGCGATGGGTTCAGTGCGTACTGAATTGTCTGCACATGCTCCACGCATGGTTTCTTTCAAGATTCATCCAGATAAGATTCGTGAAGTAATCGGTAAGGGTGGCGCAACCATTCAAGCCTTGACCAAAGAAACTGGTTGCAGCATCGACATTAAAGATGATGGCACCGTAACAATCGCCTCTACTTCTGCTGAAGGCATGGCTGAAGCCAAAGCACGTATCGAAGGCATTACTGCTGAAGCTGAAGTAGGCAAGATCTACGAAGGCCCAGTAGTGAAATTGCTTGAGTTCGGCGCTTTAGTAAATATTCTTCCAGGTAAAGACGGTCTCTTGCACATCTCAGAAATCTCTAATGAGCGTGTAAAGGAAGTTAAAGACTATTTGGCAGAAGGCCAAGTTGTGCGCGTGAAATTGTTAGCTGCTGATGAGCGTGGTCGTTTACGTTTATCTCTCAAAGCTGCGATGGCTGAAGAGGGTGGCACGATTGCTCCTTTGGCAGGTGCTGAAGCTGCTCCCACATCTGGCGAAAACGCTTAA
- the rpsO gene encoding 30S ribosomal protein S15, with product MAVADIKTAEIVKDNARSANDTGSPEVQVSLLTARINELTPHFKANAKDHHSRRGLLKMVSRRRRLLDYLKGKDLGRYRALIEKLGLRK from the coding sequence ATGGCAGTTGCTGATATTAAAACGGCGGAAATCGTCAAAGACAACGCGCGCAGCGCAAACGATACGGGTAGCCCTGAAGTTCAAGTTTCATTGCTAACAGCCCGCATCAATGAATTAACCCCCCATTTCAAAGCTAACGCTAAAGATCATCACAGCCGTCGTGGTTTGTTGAAGATGGTTTCACGCCGCCGCCGCCTTTTGGATTACCTCAAGGGCAAGGATTTGGGTCGCTATCGCGCATTGATCGAGAAATTAGGTCTCCGTAAGTAA